In the genome of Microbacterium endophyticum, one region contains:
- a CDS encoding cysteine desulfurase family protein — protein sequence MLYLDNAATTPVRPEVRDAIWPYLAEWFGNPSSHHTVGEAAASALADARARVAKVVGMRTGDIVFTSGGTEANNLAIKGIAVAAASARGASHVVTTAIEHESILQSVDYLQRVHGFTATLLEVDSAGRLEAAALANALSDRTALAAIGYANNEVGTVQDTASLSAIAKAHRIPLHVDAVQAAGWLPLAGLGADSMAIAGHKIGAPPGTGVLAVRGRIPLEPLLHGGGQERDRRSGTENVAGAVGFALALELAEAERIESVHRVGHLRDEFVTRVLQLVPSARLTGSVEHRLANSASFTFEGTSGEAVLLELERRGVVSSSGSACAAGSDEPSHVLLALGVEPATAQTAVRFTFAHTQHDPLAPVADAVAASVAQLSA from the coding sequence ATGCTTTACCTCGACAACGCGGCGACAACGCCCGTGCGCCCAGAGGTGAGAGACGCTATCTGGCCATACCTCGCGGAGTGGTTCGGTAACCCTTCCAGCCATCACACGGTCGGCGAGGCTGCGGCATCCGCTCTCGCCGATGCTCGTGCACGGGTCGCCAAGGTCGTCGGTATGCGGACGGGCGACATCGTGTTCACCTCGGGTGGCACCGAAGCGAACAACCTCGCCATCAAGGGAATCGCTGTGGCCGCGGCGTCCGCTCGTGGCGCATCGCACGTCGTGACGACAGCCATCGAGCACGAGTCGATTCTGCAGTCGGTCGACTATCTACAACGCGTTCACGGGTTCACCGCCACTCTGCTCGAGGTCGACAGTGCCGGTCGGCTCGAGGCGGCGGCACTCGCCAACGCACTCAGCGACCGCACCGCGCTTGCCGCCATCGGCTACGCCAACAATGAAGTCGGCACGGTGCAAGACACCGCGTCTCTCAGTGCGATCGCCAAGGCACACCGAATTCCCCTCCATGTCGATGCCGTGCAAGCCGCAGGTTGGCTGCCGTTGGCCGGGCTCGGCGCGGATTCGATGGCCATTGCAGGTCATAAAATTGGTGCTCCTCCTGGGACCGGCGTGCTGGCTGTTCGCGGCAGAATCCCGCTGGAGCCACTCCTCCACGGCGGCGGACAAGAGCGTGATCGCCGCTCCGGCACCGAAAATGTTGCCGGAGCCGTTGGCTTTGCACTCGCCCTAGAACTGGCGGAAGCCGAAAGAATCGAGTCAGTTCATCGTGTGGGGCACCTCCGCGATGAATTCGTGACACGGGTACTGCAGCTTGTGCCGAGCGCCCGTCTGACAGGTTCGGTCGAGCATCGCCTCGCCAACAGTGCGAGCTTTACGTTCGAAGGCACGAGCGGCGAGGCTGTGCTGCTCGAACTCGAACGCCGCGGCGTCGTGTCGTCGAGCGGATCGGCGTGTGCCGCCGGCAGTGACGAGCCCTCGCACGTGCTGTTGGCACTCGGGGTCGAGCCCGCAACAGCGCAGACTGCTGTGCGATTCACCTTCGCTCACACTCAGCACGACCCGCTCGCTCCCGTCGCCGACGCGGTCGCCGCCTCTGTTGCGCAGCTCTCAGCATGA